From Acidobacteriota bacterium, the proteins below share one genomic window:
- a CDS encoding TolC family protein, producing the protein MFSVFIRRMMSVGWIGLALAIASPVAAQDGSRPEDALQYKTLVERARESGNSQGMTLEECIDLALNRNLTIEITRYQPLISREQFHATLGVYDYQLDANIGYSKTERPVLGTLQRQYLRLDTTQSKDLNFGAKLSKYLSTGGSFSVQSNNDRMTNNSNAFNPTYSASLLFSFNQPLWRDFRIDASRRAILNAKKDREISDLDFEKQISDIVKSVEDGYWDLVNAIEQQKIQIASRELSLIQLRDNRKRVEVGTLAPIIITQTMSQVAQSEQSVIASEADIVRAENVLKNLICNDRKDPIWLKVIIPVQTPAVPQGVPELRDLIERAVKQRPEARKYKIYLEKDDVDIRYYDNQTKPRLDFGASYATNGVAGPNVVEYDYDDDGNIIGQHPGKFTGSLGTVYEQVFKQEYRDYTIGLTFTYTFGNHAAKANLAAAKLGKDQDEATLRQSIQTISVEVLNAVQTIEVNRKSLLAAIAARQFQEEQLDGQQKRYQAGLTTNFEVLQTQRDLTNAKAAELSALIFLKKSFVELNRATFDILDQNKLDVVTRRPAEKK; encoded by the coding sequence ATGTTCTCAGTCTTTATCCGTCGGATGATGTCGGTTGGGTGGATCGGCCTCGCCCTGGCGATCGCCTCCCCGGTCGCGGCCCAGGACGGGAGCCGCCCGGAGGATGCCCTGCAATACAAGACCCTGGTGGAACGCGCCCGGGAATCCGGCAACTCCCAGGGGATGACCCTGGAGGAGTGCATCGATCTGGCCCTGAACCGGAACCTCACCATCGAGATCACGCGCTACCAGCCCCTCATCAGCCGGGAGCAGTTCCACGCCACGCTGGGCGTCTACGATTACCAGCTCGACGCCAACATCGGCTATTCGAAGACGGAGCGGCCCGTGCTCGGGACCCTCCAGCGCCAGTATCTCCGGCTCGACACCACCCAGTCGAAGGACCTGAACTTCGGGGCGAAGCTCTCGAAGTACCTTTCGACGGGCGGCAGCTTCTCCGTCCAGTCCAACAACGATCGGATGACCAACAACTCCAATGCCTTCAACCCGACCTACTCGGCCTCGCTGCTCTTCTCCTTCAACCAGCCGCTCTGGCGCGATTTCCGCATCGACGCCAGCCGGCGGGCCATCCTCAACGCGAAGAAAGATCGCGAGATCTCCGACTTGGACTTTGAAAAGCAGATCTCCGACATCGTGAAGTCGGTGGAAGACGGCTACTGGGACCTGGTCAACGCCATCGAGCAGCAGAAGATCCAGATCGCCAGCCGGGAACTCTCCCTGATCCAGTTGCGGGACAACCGCAAGCGCGTGGAGGTGGGGACCCTGGCCCCCATCATCATCACCCAGACCATGTCGCAGGTGGCCCAGTCCGAGCAGTCGGTCATCGCCTCGGAAGCGGACATCGTGCGTGCGGAAAACGTTCTGAAAAACCTCATCTGCAACGACCGGAAGGACCCGATCTGGCTCAAGGTGATCATCCCCGTGCAGACCCCCGCCGTACCCCAGGGGGTCCCCGAGCTCAGGGACCTGATCGAACGAGCGGTCAAGCAGCGTCCCGAGGCCAGGAAGTACAAAATCTACCTGGAGAAGGACGACGTCGACATCCGCTACTACGACAACCAGACCAAGCCGCGGCTTGACTTCGGCGCCTCGTACGCCACCAACGGCGTGGCCGGGCCCAACGTTGTGGAGTACGACTACGACGACGACGGCAACATCATCGGGCAGCACCCCGGCAAGTTCACCGGAAGCCTGGGGACCGTTTACGAGCAGGTCTTCAAGCAGGAGTACCGCGACTACACCATCGGCCTCACCTTCACCTACACCTTCGGCAACCACGCCGCCAAGGCCAACCTCGCCGCGGCGAAGCTGGGCAAGGACCAGGACGAGGCCACCCTTCGCCAGTCCATCCAGACCATCAGCGTCGAGGTCCTCAACGCGGTCCAGACCATCGAGGTGAACCGGAAGAGCCTCCTGGCCGCCATCGCCGCCCGCCAGTTCCAGGAGGAGCAGCTGGACGGCCAGCAGAAGCGCTACCAGGCCGGCCTGACCACCAACTTCGAGGTCCTCCAGACCCAGCGCGACCTCACCAACGCCAAGGCCGCCGAACTGTCCGCCCTCATCTTCCTGAAGAAGTCCTTCGTGGAGCTCAACCGGGCCACCTTCGACATCCTGGACCAGAACAAACTGGACGTTGTCACCCGGCGGCCGGCGGAAAAGAAGTAA